Within Babylonia areolata isolate BAREFJ2019XMU chromosome 3, ASM4173473v1, whole genome shotgun sequence, the genomic segment gaatcgctgatcgggcagatcaaaaaaattcttcaatagacatctctttggtgtcgactgatataaatccatactgtgaatggcaagttctcaaaacaccactggggagtgaccaccttccagttgaaatggtattatctgtaaaacatgagatcataattaaagataatacggggttgaaatataatgaaaagaaagcaaactgggatctgtttggtaatatgctggcttattactctgctgatttaaatttcaacactgatgttacatcacaagaagatttagaaatttgttatcggtctctaaggaatgttattctgaaggctgctgatggttcaattccaaaagtaaagtatatagccaatccaaaacggtctggtaatccttggtggaacagctcatgtgaaatagcagtcaataagaaaacagaggctttcaaaaactggcataggtatcgaaaaatcgaatccaaagaaagagtatcagaactgcacaacaagtataaacaggctaatagttttagtaataaaacagtggctgctgccaaaaagatgtactacacaaatctgattaacgactgtactagcaacccaactgcctcttcaaaactgtggggagaaataaagcaaataaagggtgtctataatcttcctgatcctcctttgtattaaaatgatattgtgtataaaactagggaagagaaagccgagttatttgcggatacattcccaaaaatgagtcagacagaatacttgccaacctatgagcaaaagagaaggaaacagtttgaagatatgaactgcccctgtgaaatggataagaatgatagcagtgcatcttacattaatgcagacctaacgctgggggatctataccgtgctctcaatgctgttaagtcagggaaagttgcgacaggctcagatccaatatcgtacaacatgatcagacattttccaaatatctttttaaaaagagtgttagatttttttcagatttgctggaattctggtatccttccaactgattggaagaaagcaaccatagtacctattcacaaacaaggaaaacctaaatctagcccttccagttaccgacctgtttcgttaactccccatcttgggaaggtttttgagagaattttgaaaactagattagaacactttctggagaagaaaggaattttacctactttccaggctggttttagaagaggtaggggtgttactgatcatgtcgtccatctaacttctcatgttaagaaggcactcgcaaagcgtcactccacggtcgcaactttctttgatattcatagagcctatgactctgtgtggcactataaattgattcataaagcaaatacagtagggttgggaggtcgatttctaaaatttcttaagtcattcttatcccagaggacattccaggtgagattagggggtatattatccagatcaaggtccgtcaatatgggtgttccccagggaagtgtgatttctcccactctgttttcactaatgctttatgatatgaaaaatatcaacacaaatggtgccacattagtagcttatgcagatgacatagctctctggaagaatgtaaactgtaatattacaaaaaatacatcaaaacgaaataaaattattaagcattttcaagatgccatcgacaacattgtggaatatatgaaagaaagtggttttctcctgtctgctgaaaagactgttttcgtcatatttactaaaaagttgattgaatttgaaggtagggatgctattaaaatacaggtaaatgatactatcatatatccgaataaagaggtgaaatttctcggtgttatcttccattataaacttttttggactaagcatataaactaccttattgagaaagcgaggaagaaaatagctctattacgtgtgctttctggaatccctgttataaattgtggcaataatctgatcaatgctacaatgggactagtccgctcaattatatcatatggtcaggaaatctatttcactgcttcaaactctgatcttcataaactgacaagtattgattccttagcttttaagattgcacttgggttaccgcgatgggcttcaatcgacaaaacatacaaagaagctggtgttttgccattacctgaacacaggaaattatgtgcctgtaactacatggtaagggctagagctgttccaaattcggttgtctctgaaattgatgaagaaacgtacatctgtagagaaattcgtaacaaagctgtatacacgtccttgttcgattttactaagtcagtctttgagagttgcagtctgcctctttcccagattgtgaaaattccgcattgttttcatccgccttggctgactgagcaagcaaatattatttttacatatggacaattaaaaaagagtgacagtccactcattattgcctctcgggccaaagaactaattaatacacgtttcaaatattacctccgtgttttcacagatggatcaattagtagtaactctgaagttggagccgcttttgtaatccccgagcttaacattaaaaagagattccacttaactaaaggttgttcaatttttactgctgaattgtttgcaattctgatggctttcaccttttttagtgatatgcctcttgtgcctgcaaaaatccttatactgtctgattcaaaatcagcattgatggctttaaataatcaatcttcatctgaacgagcagatattatgtacgaaattttgtatttaatccaccagttaattatgcgaggctccgacatttcactcttgtgggttcctggacattctaatcttcgtggcaacgaaatggccgatttttgtgccaaggaagcggcatcgaacaattcagattcaatcaatcacaatattcctatttctgtttctgaagcttgtactattctctcaacatatatctggaatttcagacagaaacagttcttagaaaactcaaaaaagaagctctggtgggatctctctcttccagcaagaaaaggcactaaccccccaggatcaatttccacaagaaacttgacacacaggctaagaactaatgcatggttatgcagatttttgaaaccgtcaccactatgtatttgtgataagacccttgacatcccacattttttgctcgaatgtccagatacacatttacatttcaaaccccttcatgatatgattacatcctttaatcttccattagtcatgtccagcgtttttcaccctagcaaagaaaatggttggtctctgacaaaaaccgcagttgacctaattaaaagccatccaattggtcggtttttctaatttgtttcatcccctttctgttgcagaggttcccctctgttttatttaatccaaaatagtgtttcgttttgggtgatagcgtcagatttacttgtagagcaaagttcccattattctaattagtggaactgttcgaccctaacatgtaatatgtcgtcttgattacattacgaaaccttaatttgatgagaaagagtgagagacagtgtgaatgtgtgtgtgtgtgtgtgtgtgtgtgtgtgtgtgtgtgtgtgtgtgagtgagtgggcaggggaatgaggtaggggaattataatgggcatttgtgtgcatgcatggatgtatgtagagagagggtgggggagaaacgtatgtgagtatgtgggtgcgttagaatattttttggagataatgatattaatgaaatttggtaccttgatttgttaaatatgtttgtttgtttgtttgtgtgtgtgttgtttttttttaaattttattttattttattttatttttttaaatcataccttcctcaaatcagaatttccttgtgttgctcagttaatattttattcaaatggttgcgaaaatgtcagtacaacaaacagttaatctgacaataaatggtttcagtcagtgtgtgtgtgtgtgtgtgtgtctgtgtgtctgtgtgtctgtgtgtgtctgtgtgtgttcgtttgtttttgtttcgttttgtgttgttttgttttgttttggacaaGACAAAGTTATGAGGCgttgaaagatttttttctttttgtctgtgagGGGACAGGGGTTCAgtttggacaagacaagacatgtttaattcacacacacacacacacacacacacacacacacacacacacacacacacacacacacacacacacacacacacacacacaaccgttgaATTTAAGTATTTATCCgaaatgtgtgcatgttttcctccctcctctcttctttcttgtctCTAAATACCTCACtgatgctgcttctactactacacaAGCATTTTCTtaacttttctttttcacttttggGCGCGCCGGCCCAAGATTCGAACTCACAACCTTCTGATGGCTAACTCTGCTCTCTGTCTACTCCGCCACCCCGTTATCCGGAAAAGGTTACgggcaaaataaaaaataataattatcttCATGAACTGCATTCAGAATGCCTGTACTCAAAACCTGaactgcaaaaaaagaaaaagatgactaCGAAGAAGGATgcgtagaaggagaagaaagaggacagaaagagtgaggaagtcgaaggagaaagaggagagaaagacgaaggagaaagaggagagaaagatcgAGGAAGGCGAAAGAGGAGATGGATGGGAGGAGAAAGGATAATGCATTTCCTGATTGTCCCCTGTTAGAAGGGAGGTAAACCAGAGTAGCAACAAATAGCAGGAGTTATTTCGATTGCCTCCCATTTTTGCATGCAGTCGGACATTTCggacctgatcacacacacacacacacacacacacacacacgcgcgcgcgcgcgcgcgcgcgcgcgcgcgcgcgtgtgtgtgtgtgtgtgtgtgtgtgtgtgtgtgtgtggtcaggtccGAAATGTCCGACTGCATGCAAAAATGGGAGGCAATCGAAATAACTCCTGCTATTTGTTGCTCATACACacgcacttgcatacacacacgtgcacacacgcacacgcacatttgcatacacacacgcacacactcaaacacacacgcacacacacgcacaagcacacgcacacacacccacatgcatgcacacacacacgcgcgcgcgcgcgcgcacacacacacacacacacacacacacacatatacacacacacacgcgcgcgcgcgcgcgcgctcagctGACGTTCAGCCCCATGCAAGCCTACATGCAAACGTGTGGATGATgtgagacggatacagagagacagacagacagacagagaaaaggacagataagacagagagaaagagacagacagacggatggacagacatagaggaagagacagacagacggacagagactgacagatacagagagagacagacagtgagaaaacaGTAGGAGAGtgtcaggcagagagacagtgagatagagacagagatagagacagtgagatagagacacagtgagatagagacagagatagagacagtgagatagagacagagagacagtgagatagagacagtgagacagagacagagatagggacagagagataaagacagttatatagagacagtgagatgctgacagtgagacagagacagtgaggtaaagacagagacagtgagatagagacagaaagatagagacggagagatagagacagtgagatagagacagagacagtgagatagaaacagtgagatagagacagagatagaaacagtgagatagagacagagagacagtgagatagagacagagagacagtgagatagagacagagatagggacagagagataaagacagttatatagagacagtgagatggtgacagtgagatagagacagtgagatagagacagatagagacagtgagatagagacagatagagacagtgagatagagacagatagacagtgagatggagacagagataggatcaaagagatagagagacagagatagagacagagagagagaaagagacagagagacagggacagagacagagggacagagagaaagagaaagagacagacagatagggacagagagatagacacatccagaaagacagacagaggtacacacagagaaagaaagagagacagagagagaaacagagagagagagggagagagagaggggggagagacagagaaacagatagagagagagagaaagagagaaaaaaaaaagacagagagagaaaaaaacagagagagaaaaaaacagagagagaggggcgggggaggggagagaaaggggaagagagaaagagaagcaatacatcaaacacacacaaagtccaaCATGTAACGTTTGATTTATTCTGAcatgacatggacacacacacacacacacacacacacacacacacacacacacacaatgacaataaATCATAGAAATTACAAATATTGTATTACAACTTGTCACATGATATACACCCTCGTACTCAGCTAGCAAAAACAGGTCACCACGGAATGACCCCAAATACGTCATCATGGGTTCGTCGCCAAAATGACACGTTCAGGAACAAGTATGATAATgaatgatagccagtcgtgtccgacaacgaccaccaccagaacagcaaaggaagcATATGCTTTCcggactgtctgggctagaattttattacagtcttgcccaagttacatcccccactacTATCTCGATGAAGAGAGATTtaggacggttcccaaaggccagctagcccccgaggctgcagcactaagagccagtgcaaaatAGCCTCCTTATTTCAGCCAttgttcttcacaaaagactaagctggaaTTGACTTTTCACTGCAGTTGAGGTAACCAGTGCTCACACAGTTCTcaatttgctgttggctcaactgtagagttatgtcaatctgtgatataagccgagcgtggagtgatggcctagaggtaacgcgtccgcctaggaagcgagagaatctgagcgcgctggttcgaatgacggctcagccgccgatattttctccccctccactagagagaccttgagtggtggtctggacgctagtcattcggatgagacgataaacctacgacttgtgtgcagcatgcaattagcgcacgtaaaaaaacaacccacggcaacaaaagggttgttactggcaaaattctgtagaaaaatccacttcgataggaaaaacaaataaaactgcacgcaggaaaaaatacaaaaaatgggtggcgctctcagtgtagcgacgcgctctccctggggagagcagcccgaatttcacacagagaaatctgttccaACAAAATGAACAAGCATATACCACCGCAGTCAGCATTCCGGTCAGCCAAGGCCAACAATTGCATCATGaattaatcatatatatatatgcataatcatatatatatatatatatatatatatatcatgtatgtgtgtgtgtgtgcccataatAGGTCTAGACTGACAACATAAACGAAGAAATCAAATGaggagatacatatatacatctgaAGTATTTGATACATCAAAGAAAAAATattctccctacacacacacacacacacacacacacacacgaatctgaTGCCGTTTTTCATTAAgaagcaccacaacaccacaccccagcgcttaaaaaaaaaaagatcctaaTTAATTAAGGGCGCGACAAGACAATACCTAAACACACACCCTGATATCTGCACTACccttctcctgcccctccccccccctgcccgtccctctctgtctctctgtcttactctgtgtctgtctgtctgccccccccccccccctctctctctctctctctctctgttatccacgtgatttttgtttttttctctgcttaCTTTGAACTcatcattactttttttgtccCGAGGGCTTGATGTAAAGAAGCATGCAATGCTGATTCCATTTTCCTCATTAGGACACCATGTCCTTTGAGCTGAGCTATTTGAGTGAATTCTTCTTTTCGTGCTATTGtcaagcgcatagagcttcaagaaaaTGCGCTAAAGCAAGATGTTTTAAGAGATATATAAAGAAATTGATTAAACAACGTTGTTATGGTGATTGTCATGGTTCACGCATAGAGCTCCAAGGAAATgtactatagcaagatgtctttaGAGATATATAAATTAATCAGTTAATGAACTAAACAACTTCGTTGCCGTCACCGTAATTGTCATTTGTTTCACGTTGTTACCGGAACATTCCGTACACGGAGGCCGTTTCCGTCTTATTCCCGGTACAGTCCGTATACGGACGCCGTGCAGAAGAGCGACTTGTTCTGGTAGGTGTAGGCCGCATAGCTGTCCAGCCGGACGTCCCAGGCACAGCGCGACGTGATGACCACCCCCTGGTCAAGCCGCTGACCGATGACCACCGTGCTGACCAGTTTGTAGCGAGGGTCGAAGCCCAGCTGCTTGACCCTGTCCTTCAGCTCCTCGCTCAGCACTTTGCTCATGGTGGCTGTGAACTTGGGGTTGAACTGGAAGCCGTCTAGGTGCTTCTCCAGCGTctcctgttgggtttttttgttgttgttgttgttgtttttgggtgggtgggtgtgggtgggtaaagggtggtggtgttggtaggtgGGTATAGGGGtagtgggtgtgttggggggggggggatgtgtgtgggtgtgggtgggtgggtgggggggtggatgtggtagtgtttgtgtgtgtgtgtgtgtgtgtgtgtgtggttgatttgtgtggggtatgtatgtgtgtgtggaggttggagGTATGGacgttgtgggggtgggggaggggttgtcggggatgaggttgtgtgtgtgggtgaggggggtgggaggtgggaagcACGAGTATGGAAAATGTTGTGGATGAGGGTggattgggtggggggtaggagtgggaggAGAGTAGAGGGAAGGTAGGGGTTGTATttaggagtggtgggggggagggggagagaaaaagtgagattagttgtttcgtttgtctttctttcttttgctgatcATTCATTCGTCTATGCATTGTGACtgaatctgagggccccgggttcgaatctcggtaacggcgcctggtgggtaaagggtggagatttttcagatctcccaggtcatcatatgtgcagacctgcttgtgcctgaactctccccccactccccttcgtgtgtgtacgcacgcaggagatcaaatacccacgttaaagatcctgtaatccatgtcagcgtccggtgggttatagaaacaagaacatatccagcatgcacccccaccccaccccccgaaatcgtaacatggctgcctacatggcggggtagataaacaaaagggtcatacacgtgaagtgttacatgtctgtctgagtgtgtatgtgtgtgtgccagaaatcTAATTaaatgacagaggaaacgaatgatgagcgcccaatggcagccgtcagtcggctctacccgaaGTGGGCAGtcttgtgtaaatgaccccgtgtttgtaaagcgcttagaacttggtctccgaccgaggatagtcgtcagataagtatccatatcaatcaatcactctactattacaaccacccccaccctccttttctccctcccctcccccccaccttacTATACCTCTCCAACCTCTCTCGCCTCCATCCagccacacctccctcccctactcACTTCCTTTTGCATattcagggggtggtggtggttatgtaaTCATATCCCAGAAACTTTGAAAACCGAACaaaattttcaaaaattcaaatctaactttCATAAGTATATACCTAATGAATCTTTCCAAACTTGCCACCTCTTTATCCTAAAAATGTTCTGATTATGTTTTCAATATCGTTGATATTTTATGGATATAGAAAATGATGTTTGCTATAAATTCACTTTCAATGTTCCATCTTTGTCAATCtaactctcctttttttctttttctttttctttatgatttgatcttttcaacgaTAGTCTCTCGTTGTGTCGTACTTAATTAGGTAATTAATGTAATGCTTTCATTTTCTTATgtaattgcatgtgtgtgtgtgtgtgtatgtgtgtgtgtgtgtgtgtgtgtgttttgcctttgcttttttctgttttctgtttgtttgtttgttgttgtttggggggaaagggggtaggggtggggtggaggggtcctttgctttttttcttttcgttttaagcttccttcatccctctcccttcagaaactaacaccaccacctccaccaccatcactgtcatcacaaccACCCAACCTtccctaattaaaaaaaaaaaaaaaaagaataaaaagattaTGATAGGAGGGATGGATGggagaagaggggttgggggggggggggtcggtagctgtgatggtgttggttgttgtaagataagataagataaggtaagaCAGGATAAGAAGATAGGAATAACTTTATCACCTCATAAAGACAAATTGCCATCAGGTGCGGCAAGACAAATGTAGACAATTACTCGACCCAAAAAACATTAAATCAAGAATTAATTGATTAGAAAAGATTCAATAAACATATAGgatattcattaaaaaacaaaacaaaacaaaaaacaactattgaatttttttttccactcaaaaTATTGTAATTAATCAATTTTGCAACCAAGGTTGTCACTGCATGTATCGGAAGATACGATATATCGTATATTGACCAGACACGAACATTGCACAATTTCCTATTGCACACTCATCCTGCATTGCGGACACTGTCACACATATCAAAATCAAGTAAAATGATTATCTAAGGAAATTTCAACAGTGCAACCTATtactattgtcgttgttgttgtcgttgttgttttgtaccTATGTCACACCAACCAACCACAGCCACCCTcaacaacccctctccctccttccccaacccccgctcccctccaattctccctcctcctcctcccccccccctcccctccccctccccccttccattaCCTTGATGATGACATGGACCCGTGGAGCCAGGAAGCGTTGTTGAGGTTCCATTCGGTAGGTGGGTTCCAGCTGTTTAGGGGGGCCGGGCACCTGCATGGCGGAGACCTCCCTTCCTCCAGCCccgtccacccccaacccccctccccctcctcctcctcctcctgacgaCCGCACacctatacacatgcacacacgcgcgtatacatccatacacacacacacgcacacacacacacaaacacacacacatgtacacacacagagacatgtacacacacgtaacatggctgcctacatggcggggtagataaaaaaaagggtcatacacgtgaagtgttacatgtttgtctgcgtgtgcatgtgtacgtgcctgaaatctgattaaatgacagaggaaacgaatgatgagcgcccaatggcagccgtcagtcggctctacccgaagtgggcagcctgttgtgtaaatgaccccgtgtttgtaaagcgcttagaacttggtctccgaccgaggatagtcgtcagataagtatccatatcaatcaatcagtcaactattacaaccacccccaccctccttttctccctcccctccccccccccccccccctcccccccccccctaccttactatgcctctcccacctctctcgcctccctccagccacacctccctcccctactcACTTTCTTTTGCATattcagggggtggtggtggttatgtaatcatatcccagaaactttaaaaaccgaacaaaattttcaaaaattcaaatctaactttCATAAGTATATACCTAATGAATCTCTCCAAACTTGCCACCTCTTTATCCTAAAAATGTTCTGATTATATTTTCAATATCGTTGATATTTTATGGATATAGAATATGATGTTTGCTATAAATTCACTTCCAATGATCCATCTTTGTCAATCtaactctcctttttttttctttttctttttctttatgatttgatcttttcaacgaTAGTCTCTCGTTGTGTCGTACTTAATTAGGTAATTAATGTAATGCTTTCATTTTCTTATgtaattgcatgtgtgtgtgtgtgtgtatgtgtgtgtgtgtgtgtgtgtgtgttttgcctttgcttttttctgttttctgtttgtttgtttgttgttgtttggggggaaagggggtaggggtggggtggaggggtcctttgctttttttcttttcgttttaag encodes:
- the LOC143280333 gene encoding dynein light chain Tctex-type 5-like, with protein sequence MRKSSLMTQRHSSGGGGVRSSGGGGGGGGGLGVDGAGGREVSAMQVPGPPKQLEPTYRMEPQQRFLAPRVHVIIKDECVRSSGGGGGGGGGLGVDGAGGREVSAMQVPGPPKQLEPTYRMEPQQRFLAPRVHVIIKETLEKHLDGFQFNPKFTATMSKVLSEELKDRVKQLGFDPRYKLVSTVVIGQRLDQGVVITSRCAWDVRLDSYAAYTYQNKSLFCTASVYGLYRE